The nucleotide window TATTTTTGATGACGGTGGCACCATCGAATGCTGGTTTAACGCTCGAACAGACGGAGAAAATAACGGGGGCATCCTTGTATCAAAAAGATTCCCTGGCACCGACGGGTATCGCCTTCAGGTGAAAAGCGAATCGGGCGGGATGGTAGCTGTAAATATTGACATCGATTTTGATGTAACGGACGCGCAAGCCGCCACGGAGGTGGAGGTCGCTACAAACACCTTGCAACACGTTGTCCTCACATTCACGGCGTCGTCCGGCGAAACGCCGATAATTTACATCGCAGGCACTGCGGCCACCCTCGCATCATCACAGGCTGCCTCAGGAACCAGGCTCACGGATGCTGGAAATGACCTACTCATCGGCGACAGAACGGATGACGCTCTCTCCTTCGACGGTTTCATCGACGAGGTGCGAATTTACAAGGGCCGCATCCTCTCGGCTGCCGAGGTGGCCGAGCATTACAACGGCATTTTTAACGACGAAACGGATCTCGCTGGCTACTGGCCGCTGAACGAGGGGGCGAGCTCGCTGGCGCGGGACGCCTCGGTAAATCTCAATCACGGAACGCTCTCGGGAAACGCGGCCTTTGTGGGGGCGGCCAGCGCCGCCCAAGGGCCCAAGGATTCTAATTATGCCGATGGCTCAAAGCTCGCGGGAGGCGCGCGAGATACTAGTGTTTACGCATAAAACGCTCATCCCAGAATATTCTAGAGGGTGAGATATTTGGAGGCGATGGCCTCTCGCTTTAAAGGAGAAAAAAATGGCTGACCAGAGCATTCAGTACACAGAGGAGATGGTGGGCGCGGGCCACGGGACAAAAGCCGACACCCTGAATCGACACTCGCTTATCGAGCACAACACCGACGGGACACACGGGGCGCTGACAACGGCAGCCCCAGCCACACCCACCGCGAATCATCTTTACAAGGACAAGATGGTCGGTGCTTGGTGCAACTGGAGCGGCGGGGGAGCGCCCTCGATTGATGACGATGTGAATGTCTCGTCCATCACAGATAACGGGGTGGGTGACTACACTTTTAATTTTGCAACGGCGATGGCGAACGCCACCTACGCAGTGGCGGGTTCTGTTGTCCGGGTCGGTATGCTTGAGGAGGTCACGCTCGCCACCGGATCGACCCGTCTTAACGTCGATGACTCAACCGGCACCCTCGCGGACAAGAACGGCTCGATGATCGTCGTGGGAGAACAATAATATGGCACAGGTAAGAGTAGTGGAAATGCTTGATGGTACAGTGGGAGTGATGCAGCCGAACTGGCGGAAGCTCACGCTCGACCCGGTGGAGGCTGCGGCAGGCGGCAAGCAGCTCATTGAAGACCTGGACGATTGGTTTGTGGGCGAGATGATGAAGATGCCTGATGTTGTTGGCCCGCAACCTTATCACACACAAAAGGTGGCCGGGCAGGACGATTTCTGCGATAGCCCCGCAAAATGGCTCACCGAGAACATAGGCCATCCACTTCATGCGGTGGTACTCGTGGCCAAGAGGGTGGCGGACGCAAGGCCGAACCTTACGGTTGAAGCTAATTCTCTGCCATATGAAGGTTCGTTCAAGGGCGCACGGGAGTTTGACCCAATAGCGGGTGTCGCTATGAATATGACAAAGGCTCGTACAATCAGGTTGACCGGTATCCGCGAAGAGCGCAACGCTCGTCTAGTAAATGAAGACGCGAACTACATGATTGCAGACGAGATTGGTGACGTAGTGGAAAAGGCTGCTGTTGTGGCAAGAAAACAAGCGCTACGCGATCTCCCTACCACGATTCAGTCTGATCTTGACGCTATCGAAGATGTTGCCGCGCTCGATATGTACTCTCCCACCTGGCCCGAGTAAGAGGCTGGAAAATCGGAATAAAAAGAACGGTGACAACTGGAAGTAGATGGGAGCAGGTCAAAGGGTAGATTTTAAGCGTTTCTCGTCGCTGAAAGCATCGTAATGTCGTCGTGGGCGGGATGGTTTCCGGTGAAAGATTCTAGTTGGTCAATAAGGAAATCAACGGGGTCATTTTCTCCATTGAATTGTCTTATTGCCTGCTCAAGACGAGATGTACCGAACTCATCTCCTGATGTGTTCGTGGCCTCATTTACGCCATCAGTGTGCAAGAGCATTAGATCGCCCGGATGAAGTTGGACTTCGTGGGAGGTGAAAGAAATATCAGCCAGAAGACCAAGAGGTGGATGTTTAGGCGGTGGAAGGATGTGGACTGCTCCGTTTTTTTCTTTCACTATCGGAGAAGGGTGTCCAGCATTACATATAAGGGCTCTGTTTTCTTTCGGAATGATGAGTCCATATGCCATGGTCACGAACATACCGCGGTGAGGACGCTTGCACAGAGAATTGTTTAAGGCAGTCAGCACTGCCGCAGGTTCGGGGTTCAGGCCAATGAAATGGTGAACTTCACTAAAGAGCCTAGCCATATAAAGCGCGGCCGGAATTCCTTTTCCCGAAACATCGCCTAAAAAAAAGGCTGTGCAACCTTCTTGGGCTTCCACAACATCGTAGAGGTCGCCTCCTACGGTCCTTGCCGCCACGTTGCGTGCCGAGAACATGAATTCCTCATTCTGGATATAAATTTGAGGAGCGATAAAGCTTTCTTGAATGGAGCGGGCAGTCTCGATTTGTTGCTCAAGTTTTTCTTTCTCGACAAGAGACCTGTGTAGCTCGGAGTGAGCAATTGCAACTGCGGCTTGGTTTGCCAGTGCGACGAGTAAGGGCAGGGAATTCTGATTGAAAGGAATTTCTTCTCCTGGGTGGCTTAAATTCATAACACCCAATGTCTTTCCATGGCAATTCATCGGAAGGCATGCAAATGCGTTAGAGCGCTCAGAGCCAGTGCGCCGTTCTTTGTAACGAGGATCTTCATCGATATTTTCAACGAGAATTGGTTCGCCCGACTGAGCAACTTGCCCAGCGATTCCTTCTCCCGGGATGATACGGGTGTGCTTAACAGTTTCTTCTCTGAGGCCCACAGCATACGCAATTGCCAGGTGCGTAAGTTCGCTATTGTAGAGAAGAATAGAACCTTGTTTAGCCCCGACGGTATCCCGAGCCGTTCTTAATATAATATGAAGTGTCTCATCGAAATCCAGCGAGGAAATTAAGGACGCTGTGCATTCTTGGACGCGCTTGAGATTTTCGACTTCACTCTCCAGAAACTGGATGCGCTCCTCAAAATTTGATTTGTCGTCATTCATAGGCGGCAATAATCCACTTATCGAAGCTATATCAGATGTACAGCCTCTCCTTCCGGGGTGTTGAGCGGAAGGCTAGACAATCATAACATGAGGCCGGATTGGCGTTTCTATGATAAGCGCCTTGGTATCCGGCAAGTCATGAAGCACTGTTGGTTATAGTACTCTTTTTTTACATGAGATCGGTAATTGTAATGTGGATGGCGGAAGGTTCGCCATTCAGGCGTTTCTTTATAAAACAGGTTTGTGGAATTTGAATATTGGGAGTTATCCATATGCATGAATCTGTTGCTGAGCGATTCAAGGAAATTGTTCCCGATGTGGACTCCTGGTCCATTCGTATTTTACAAGAAAAAGAAGAGCAAATATCTGTTCGTAAAAATATCCCACAACCGTTTGTGAAAACACACGAATCCGGTGCCATGATCACCATATGGGATCAAGGTGGTGTTGGTTATGCTGCAGCAAGCGATTTTTCGAAGAAAGGATTGAAGAAATCGGCCGAAAATGCGCTTGCCTGGGCTCGTCGGTCGGCCAGCCATATGGTGCCCGGGCTCTTTGAATCGGAGCCTTCTTGCCACGAAGGAGATTACAGTAGTCCCGTGGGCACCCCTTGGGAGCAGATATCGCTGGCCGAGAAATTGGATTTTTTAAAAGAAGTAAATAATAAATTGAATACCGGAGGGCGAATCATTGAATGGTTCGCATTTCTTAATTATCTGGAAGAGAAAAGTCTGCTGGTTACCTCTGCTGGGGGTTCAGTGCATCAAATGATTTGTGCGTTGATACCCAATATGGGAGCGGTGGCAAATGCTGGATCCGAATCCCAGCGAAGAACCTATGGCGGAAGAGGTCATGCACGGCAAGGCGGATGGGAGTCCGTAAGACAAGGCGAAATGCTGGGTGCAGCTCCTGAAGTGACTCGTGAGGCTGAAGAATTATTGTTCGTCCCCAATTGTCCCGAAGGGGATATGGATCTTCTGCTCTCTCCCGATCAAATGATATTGCAAATTCATGAATCAATCGGACACCCCTTGGAACTTGACCGTATTTTGGGTGATGAACGGAATTATGCAGGGACGAGTTTCATTACGCTCGATAAGTTCGGTGACTTCCGATATGGCTCGAATCTTCTGAATGTCGTATTTGATCCGGGTGAACTAGGTGAACTGGCGAGTTATGCCTTTGATGATGAGGGGAGCCCGGCGAGTAGGGAGTATTTAATTCGAAACGGAATTTTGGTTAGAGGTATCGGTGGCGAGCTCTCACAGGCACGATCAGGAGTTCCTGGTGTGTCTTGCTCTCGTGCGGTGGGATGGAATCGCCCGCCGATTGATCGAATGGCGAATATTAATATCGAGCCTGGTGATTCCAGTCTTGAGGAAATGATTGCTTCCGTTGAGCGCGGCGTTTACATGAAGACTAATTGTTCTTGGTCGATAGACGACTCGAGGCGAAAATTTCAATTCGGCTGTGAATGGGCTCGTCTAATTGAAAATGGGGAGCTTATGAGCGTTGTCAAGAACCCTAATTACCGGGGTGTCACAGATCAGTTCTGGCAAAATCTGACGATGCTAGGGAATCGAGATACGTTTGAAGTACTGGGTACTCCAAATTGCGGCAAGGGAGAGCCTAATCAGATGGTACGTGTCGGCCATGCGACTCCGGCTTGTTTGTTCAACAATATTGAAGTCTTTGGCGGAGAATAATTTTGCGAGAAGTGTTTGAACGAATTTCTGATCACCTCAACGGCCTCGTCCGAGGTCAAGAAATATGCACGTCTTTTTTTACTGCCGAAGATTCAGATTTTGTGCGTTTTAATAAGAATTCTGTTCGCCAGGCAGGTGCCGTTACGCAGATGTTTTTTCGAATTGACCTGATCTCTGGACTTCGTCATGCGCAAGCAAATGTTTCGCTGTCCGGGGAGTGGGATGACGACAGGGCCAACGTGGAAAATGTCGTGGAAGATTTGCGGGAAATGCTCCCTGAATTGCCCGAAGATCCTCATCTGGCTTACTCCACCGATGGAATATCAAGCGAAAAGAGCGGTGAAAATAATCTCCCAGCGCAAGGAAATGTTTTGAATGCCATTATAAATGCGGGTGAGGGTAGGGACCTCGTTGGTATTTATTCCTCGGGCGGAATTTATGCCGGATTTTCTAATTCGATCGGGC belongs to Nitrospinaceae bacterium and includes:
- a CDS encoding TldD/PmbA family protein is translated as MHESVAERFKEIVPDVDSWSIRILQEKEEQISVRKNIPQPFVKTHESGAMITIWDQGGVGYAAASDFSKKGLKKSAENALAWARRSASHMVPGLFESEPSCHEGDYSSPVGTPWEQISLAEKLDFLKEVNNKLNTGGRIIEWFAFLNYLEEKSLLVTSAGGSVHQMICALIPNMGAVANAGSESQRRTYGGRGHARQGGWESVRQGEMLGAAPEVTREAEELLFVPNCPEGDMDLLLSPDQMILQIHESIGHPLELDRILGDERNYAGTSFITLDKFGDFRYGSNLLNVVFDPGELGELASYAFDDEGSPASREYLIRNGILVRGIGGELSQARSGVPGVSCSRAVGWNRPPIDRMANINIEPGDSSLEEMIASVERGVYMKTNCSWSIDDSRRKFQFGCEWARLIENGELMSVVKNPNYRGVTDQFWQNLTMLGNRDTFEVLGTPNCGKGEPNQMVRVGHATPACLFNNIEVFGGE
- a CDS encoding SpoIIE family protein phosphatase, with the protein product MNDDKSNFEERIQFLESEVENLKRVQECTASLISSLDFDETLHIILRTARDTVGAKQGSILLYNSELTHLAIAYAVGLREETVKHTRIIPGEGIAGQVAQSGEPILVENIDEDPRYKERRTGSERSNAFACLPMNCHGKTLGVMNLSHPGEEIPFNQNSLPLLVALANQAAVAIAHSELHRSLVEKEKLEQQIETARSIQESFIAPQIYIQNEEFMFSARNVAARTVGGDLYDVVEAQEGCTAFFLGDVSGKGIPAALYMARLFSEVHHFIGLNPEPAAVLTALNNSLCKRPHRGMFVTMAYGLIIPKENRALICNAGHPSPIVKEKNGAVHILPPPKHPPLGLLADISFTSHEVQLHPGDLMLLHTDGVNEATNTSGDEFGTSRLEQAIRQFNGENDPVDFLIDQLESFTGNHPAHDDITMLSATRNA